One segment of Nostoc flagelliforme CCNUN1 DNA contains the following:
- a CDS encoding DHA2 family efflux MFS transporter permease subunit, translating to MANTGVIGQQAPPEHVPGRTWIGVLASMLGAFMAVLDIQITNASLQDIQASLGATLEEGSWISTAYLVAEIVVIPLTGWLSRVFSLRRYLIVNTALFIFFSICCAWSWNLNSMILFRALQGLSGGVLIPTAMTVVLTTLPQSKQSVGLAAFGFSAVFAPSIGPTLGGWLTENFGWEYNFYINVIPGALMLAGVWYGIKQEKPQISLLKQGDWWGIIAMAIGLGSLQVVLEEGSRKDWFGSALIVRLSVIAVIFLAVFFYIELTRKQPFINLRLLFRRNFGLASIVNVSLGVGLYGSIYILPLYLAQIQKYNALQIGEVLIWAGIPQLFIIPLIPKLMQRIDVRLMVAVGVALFSISAFMNSGMTNETGLDQLRWSQFVRAMGQPLIMVPLTSIATGGLSPKEAGSASGLFNMMRNMGGSIGIASLATLLTNREQFHSNRLGDTVSLYNPETQQRIDQMTQYFVSRGADLSTAQNQAIASISNIVRREAFVMAFNDCFYFIGIALLLSGLAVLFFKKVKPTGGTVAH from the coding sequence ATGGCTAATACAGGCGTAATTGGTCAGCAAGCACCACCAGAACATGTACCGGGAAGAACCTGGATTGGTGTATTAGCCAGTATGCTTGGTGCATTTATGGCCGTATTAGATATTCAAATAACTAATGCGTCGCTGCAAGATATTCAAGCAAGTTTAGGAGCAACCTTAGAAGAAGGTTCTTGGATTTCTACGGCGTATCTCGTAGCAGAAATTGTGGTGATTCCTTTAACAGGATGGTTATCACGGGTGTTTTCTCTACGACGTTATTTGATAGTAAATACTGCACTATTTATTTTCTTTTCTATATGCTGTGCTTGGTCGTGGAATCTCAATTCCATGATTTTATTTCGTGCCTTACAAGGTTTGAGCGGAGGAGTATTAATTCCTACCGCTATGACAGTTGTATTAACGACTTTACCCCAATCTAAGCAATCGGTTGGGCTGGCTGCATTTGGCTTTAGTGCAGTTTTTGCACCTTCAATTGGCCCGACATTAGGAGGTTGGTTAACAGAAAACTTTGGTTGGGAATACAACTTTTATATAAATGTAATTCCAGGGGCATTAATGCTAGCTGGTGTTTGGTATGGAATTAAGCAAGAAAAACCCCAAATTAGTTTACTGAAACAAGGTGACTGGTGGGGAATTATTGCGATGGCTATTGGGTTAGGTTCCCTGCAAGTCGTTTTAGAAGAAGGTAGCCGCAAAGATTGGTTTGGTTCAGCGTTGATTGTACGCTTAAGTGTGATTGCAGTAATTTTTTTGGCGGTATTTTTCTATATTGAATTAACTCGTAAGCAACCATTTATTAATTTGCGGCTTTTGTTTAGGCGTAACTTTGGTTTAGCGAGTATTGTAAATGTGTCGCTGGGAGTAGGGTTGTATGGTTCAATTTATATTTTACCGTTGTATCTCGCCCAAATTCAAAAATACAATGCTCTGCAAATTGGTGAAGTGTTGATTTGGGCTGGTATTCCCCAACTATTTATTATTCCCCTCATCCCCAAATTGATGCAACGCATTGATGTGCGTTTAATGGTGGCTGTTGGTGTAGCTTTGTTTTCTATCAGTGCATTTATGAATTCTGGAATGACTAATGAAACCGGATTAGATCAGTTACGATGGTCGCAATTTGTGCGTGCAATGGGACAACCCCTAATTATGGTGCCGCTAACTTCTATCGCCACTGGTGGATTAAGTCCGAAAGAAGCAGGTTCGGCAAGTGGTTTATTTAATATGATGCGGAATATGGGTGGTTCTATAGGAATTGCATCTTTAGCAACATTGTTAACTAATAGGGAGCAATTTCACTCTAATAGATTGGGTGATACAGTATCTTTATATAATCCAGAAACTCAACAGCGAATTGACCAAATGACACAATATTTTGTCAGCAGAGGAGCAGATTTAAGTACAGCCCAAAATCAAGCGATCGCATCCATATCTAACATAGTCCGCCGGGAAGCATTTGTAATGGCTTTTAACGATTGTTTTTACTTTATTGGCATTGCTTTGCTACTTAGCGGGCTTGCCGTTTTATTCTTCAAAAAGGTGAAGCCAACTGGTGGCACTGTCGCTCATTAA
- a CDS encoding GGDEF domain-containing response regulator yields MNPVNILVVEDEIIVAMDIQNRLRKFGYTVMGLADSGEEAIKKAADNSLDLVLMDIHLKGKMDGVEAAQIIHNIFKIPVIYLTANGDESTLNRAKETEPFGYILKPFKEKELKFTIEITLSKHRTEKKLKQNEQWLTTVLKSIGDAVITSDASGTVTFMNPMAEELTGWNYSDAFGKEATEIFNIAHEETRIIIDSPIGQVLQSGVTVGLPEQTILIAKNGLEIPIDDSIAAIKDDNGNITGAVCVFQDITERKQILEALARRQQEFKALVENAPDIISRFNTQLRYVYVNPVIEKVTGISAETFIGKTNTELNLPEEFCRICDRKLGQVFQTKQETDFECSLAIAQETKHYHTRLVPELASDGSVLFVLSISRNITALKLAEAQLIYDAFHDILTGLPNRALFMERLERALMLAKRRANYTFAVLFLDLDRFKVVNDSLGHTIGDQLLTAFARRLENCLRAGDTVARLGGDEFTILLEDINNINDVTGVVERIHEALTSAFQLSGYEVFTTVSIGIALNKGNYNLPEEILRDADIAMYRAKTLGKARHEIFDSSMYRQVTELLELEMDLRRAVERQEFQVYYQPIVLLETYKIIGFEALVRWQHPQQGLVPPDNFIPLAEETGLIIPIGYWVLSEACRQMRAWQIQFPTDPPLTISVNLSTKQFSQSGLIEQISQIMQETGLEGSNLKLEITESVLMENMQSATFMLLQLQEMNIQIHLDDFGIGYSSLSYLHRFASNALKIDRSFVTKIGANGENLEIVQAIITLAQSLNIDVIAEGVETVEQLALLRAMKCKHAQGYFFSKPLDSKSIETLLASGIQPRQE; encoded by the coding sequence ATGAATCCAGTAAATATATTAGTTGTTGAAGATGAAATCATCGTAGCAATGGATATACAAAATCGGCTAAGAAAATTTGGATACACTGTTATGGGGCTTGCCGATTCTGGAGAAGAAGCAATTAAGAAAGCAGCAGATAATTCTCTAGATCTAGTTTTAATGGATATTCATCTCAAAGGAAAGATGGACGGTGTGGAGGCCGCTCAAATAATTCATAATATTTTTAAAATTCCAGTAATATATCTTACTGCTAATGGAGATGAATCAACATTAAATCGAGCAAAGGAAACAGAGCCGTTTGGCTACATTCTCAAGCCTTTCAAAGAAAAGGAATTAAAGTTTACTATTGAAATTACGCTTTCCAAACATCGAACCGAAAAAAAATTAAAACAGAATGAACAATGGTTGACTACTGTACTTAAAAGTATTGGAGATGCTGTAATTACTAGCGATGCCTCTGGAACTGTGACTTTTATGAATCCTATGGCGGAGGAACTGACGGGTTGGAATTATTCCGATGCGTTTGGTAAAGAAGCAACAGAAATATTCAATATTGCTCATGAAGAAACTCGGATAATCATTGACAGTCCGATCGGGCAAGTCCTTCAGTCTGGTGTTACTGTCGGTCTACCAGAACAGACGATACTAATTGCTAAAAACGGTCTTGAAATCCCAATTGATGATAGTATTGCAGCAATTAAAGATGACAACGGTAACATCACAGGTGCAGTTTGCGTTTTTCAGGATATCACCGAGCGTAAGCAGATATTGGAGGCACTAGCGCGTCGCCAGCAAGAATTCAAAGCACTAGTTGAAAATGCACCTGATATTATTTCCAGATTTAACACTCAATTGCGCTACGTTTACGTTAATCCAGTTATTGAAAAGGTTACAGGAATATCAGCCGAAACATTTATCGGCAAAACAAATACAGAGTTAAATCTGCCAGAAGAATTTTGCCGGATATGCGATCGCAAGCTTGGGCAAGTTTTCCAAACTAAGCAAGAAACTGACTTTGAATGCAGTTTAGCGATCGCTCAGGAAACAAAACATTACCATACCCGTCTTGTGCCTGAGTTGGCTAGCGATGGCTCAGTACTTTTTGTTTTAAGTATTTCTCGCAACATTACTGCTCTAAAACTTGCAGAGGCGCAATTAATTTATGACGCTTTTCACGACATACTAACCGGTTTGCCAAATCGCGCCTTATTTATGGAACGACTAGAACGGGCGCTGATGCTGGCAAAACGACGTGCGAACTATACATTTGCCGTTCTCTTTCTAGACCTAGATCGCTTCAAAGTTGTCAACGACAGTCTTGGCCATACAATTGGCGATCAACTACTAACTGCCTTTGCTCGCAGACTGGAGAACTGCCTACGTGCTGGAGATACAGTTGCGCGTCTAGGGGGAGATGAATTTACGATTTTGCTTGAGGATATCAACAATATCAATGACGTAACTGGCGTAGTGGAGCGGATACACGAAGCTTTGACATCTGCGTTCCAACTTAGTGGATACGAGGTATTTACCACCGTCAGCATTGGCATCGCTTTAAATAAAGGTAATTACAACCTACCAGAGGAAATACTGCGCGATGCTGATATTGCAATGTATCGCGCTAAGACATTAGGTAAGGCACGGCATGAGATATTTGACTCAAGCATGTACAGGCAAGTAACGGAGCTATTAGAGTTAGAGATGGATCTACGGCGGGCAGTTGAACGCCAGGAGTTTCAGGTTTACTACCAGCCAATTGTGTTGTTAGAAACTTACAAAATTATTGGCTTCGAGGCTCTCGTTCGTTGGCAGCACCCGCAACAGGGCTTAGTTCCTCCAGACAACTTTATTCCACTAGCAGAAGAAACTGGGTTGATTATCCCTATTGGTTATTGGGTACTAAGCGAAGCTTGTCGGCAGATGCGTGCTTGGCAAATACAATTTCCTACTGACCCACCCTTGACAATCAGTGTAAATCTTTCCACTAAACAGTTCTCACAGTCTGGGCTAATTGAGCAAATTTCCCAAATTATGCAAGAGACTGGTCTGGAAGGCAGCAATTTAAAGCTGGAGATTACTGAAAGCGTACTGATGGAGAATATGCAATCAGCAACTTTTATGCTCTTGCAACTGCAAGAGATGAATATCCAAATACACTTAGATGATTTTGGTATAGGCTATTCATCCTTGAGTTACCTGCACCGCTTTGCAAGTAATGCCTTGAAGATTGATCGTTCTTTTGTTACCAAAATTGGTGCTAATGGCGAAAACTTGGAGATTGTTCAAGCGATCATCACCCTAGCCCAGAGTCTAAATATAGATGTAATAGCAGAGGGCGTAGAAACTGTAGAGCAACTGGCACTACTTAGAGCCATGAAATGCAAGCACGCACAGGGATATTTCTTCTCCAAACCCCTAGATAGTAAATCGATAGAAACATTACTTGCATCTGGCATTCAGCCGAGACAAGAATAG
- a CDS encoding tetratricopeptide repeat protein, protein MLRRLIVIVTAAILFSSSLTLAETKKPKPPDKFPPNPLEITTPDPLLPRSPKDKQRLTLQEQQKLKPALDALNQEAAAKLQAGDQVAAFEIWNRELRLRRFLGSLAEVQALSRVGAIAWKQNDGQEVKYITQRLQEIQKQAQSQKTTAQIDLELWRSLGQAYQNVRSPKLAVEAYDQILLVVREQKNTTAVVETLKTIGELHLSWFDYVKAAPIYEELLSLATSLGERVNEVTYLQRLAEIYDQTNQPQESLNVLNKLAEIYVSENNLTEIPELKLAIASNYESLAKEDPNLLLEAFKNYQEAYTTAWQLKEYVRAGEALQKLIALYRSQGQTEEALQASEILVDTETQAANFYGLMQAYDQIGQLYLERKEFPQALTAFQKGLEIAQQLKHEEAYFTGQIKKVSKANL, encoded by the coding sequence ATGCTCAGGCGCTTAATTGTGATTGTTACTGCCGCTATCCTCTTTAGCAGTTCCTTAACGCTGGCAGAGACTAAAAAGCCTAAACCACCGGATAAATTTCCTCCTAATCCCCTAGAAATTACCACACCCGATCCACTGCTACCACGTTCGCCCAAGGATAAACAGCGGTTAACTCTTCAAGAACAGCAAAAGTTAAAGCCAGCGCTGGATGCCTTAAATCAAGAAGCAGCAGCGAAACTGCAAGCAGGAGATCAGGTGGCGGCGTTTGAAATTTGGAACCGGGAACTTCGTTTGCGGCGCTTTTTAGGTTCATTAGCAGAGGTGCAAGCACTATCACGAGTTGGGGCGATCGCCTGGAAGCAAAATGATGGACAAGAAGTAAAATATATTACGCAGCGATTGCAAGAAATTCAAAAGCAGGCACAATCTCAGAAAACAACTGCCCAAATTGATCTAGAATTGTGGCGATCGCTAGGTCAAGCTTATCAAAATGTGCGATCGCCTAAACTAGCTGTGGAAGCTTACGACCAAATTTTGTTAGTGGTGCGAGAGCAAAAAAATACAACAGCAGTAGTAGAAACCCTCAAGACAATTGGGGAACTACATTTGAGTTGGTTTGATTATGTCAAAGCTGCGCCAATCTACGAGGAATTATTGAGTTTAGCTACATCCCTTGGCGAACGTGTAAACGAGGTAACATATCTGCAACGGCTGGCTGAAATTTACGACCAGACAAACCAACCGCAGGAGTCATTGAATGTACTTAATAAATTAGCAGAAATTTACGTTAGTGAGAATAATCTTACTGAAATACCAGAATTAAAGCTAGCGATCGCTTCAAATTACGAATCTCTAGCAAAGGAAGATCCTAACTTACTGCTAGAGGCTTTTAAAAATTATCAAGAAGCTTATACCACTGCTTGGCAATTAAAGGAATACGTTCGTGCTGGTGAAGCTTTGCAGAAGTTAATTGCGCTGTACCGTTCTCAAGGACAAACAGAGGAGGCTTTGCAGGCTAGCGAAATTCTTGTAGATACAGAGACGCAAGCCGCCAACTTTTACGGATTGATGCAAGCTTATGACCAAATTGGGCAATTGTATCTAGAACGTAAAGAGTTTCCTCAAGCATTAACAGCTTTTCAAAAAGGATTAGAAATAGCGCAACAACTCAAACATGAGGAAGCATACTTTACTGGGCAAATTAAAAAAGTCTCGAAAGCAAATTTGTAG
- a CDS encoding response regulator, with protein sequence MILLVEDNPDDEALTLRALKKNNIMNEVVVARDGAEALDYLFGKGVYADRDMSVMPNLILLDLKLPKMDGLEVLRQLRTDDRTKILPVVILTSSKEEQDLINGYSLGANSYVRKPVDFSQFSEAVRQLGLYWFVLNESPPRV encoded by the coding sequence ATGATTTTACTTGTAGAAGATAATCCTGATGATGAAGCGCTAACCCTACGCGCACTCAAGAAAAACAATATTATGAACGAGGTAGTAGTGGCACGCGATGGAGCAGAAGCCCTAGATTATCTCTTTGGTAAAGGTGTGTACGCCGATCGCGACATGAGCGTTATGCCGAATCTCATCCTGCTAGATTTGAAGTTGCCTAAAATGGATGGTTTGGAAGTTTTACGACAGCTGCGAACCGACGACAGGACAAAAATCCTTCCCGTCGTCATTCTCACCTCGTCCAAGGAGGAGCAAGACTTAATCAATGGTTACAGCTTGGGTGCCAACAGCTATGTTCGTAAACCAGTAGACTTTTCCCAATTCAGTGAAGCAGTGCGACAGCTAGGGTTGTACTGGTTTGTGTTAAACGAATCACCGCCAAGGGTATAG
- a CDS encoding sensor histidine kinase, translating to MGIPLRVLLVEDSEDDAFLILRELQRGGYQVTFERIDTPTAMKTAIAGQIWDIVICDYSMPTFSAPAALKQVKESGLDLPFIIVSGTIGEDTAVAAMKAGAHDYIIKGNLARLIPAVARELREAQVRRERKQAEEQIKASLQEKEVLLKEIHHRVKNNLQIISSLLNLQAEYIKDNQALEVFKDSQNRIESMALIHEKLYQSQDLAKINFADYIQDLVTNLFYSYNVNSSAISLKMNVEEVFLAIDAAIPCGLIINELISNSLKYAFPQR from the coding sequence ATGGGTATACCACTGCGCGTATTACTTGTTGAGGATTCAGAAGATGACGCTTTCTTGATACTGCGTGAACTACAACGTGGTGGCTATCAAGTAACCTTTGAACGGATTGATACACCCACAGCCATGAAAACTGCGATCGCAGGGCAAATATGGGATATCGTCATCTGCGATTATTCCATGCCCACCTTTAGCGCCCCTGCTGCATTGAAGCAAGTTAAGGAAAGTGGACTTGACTTGCCATTTATTATTGTCTCAGGAACTATCGGTGAAGATACCGCAGTAGCTGCCATGAAAGCTGGTGCCCATGACTACATTATTAAAGGCAATTTAGCGCGACTTATCCCTGCTGTTGCCCGCGAGTTGCGTGAGGCACAAGTGAGACGGGAGCGCAAACAAGCAGAGGAGCAGATTAAAGCATCGCTTCAAGAAAAAGAGGTGCTATTGAAAGAAATTCATCACCGGGTAAAAAATAATTTGCAGATTATTTCTAGTCTGCTCAACCTGCAAGCAGAGTATATTAAGGACAATCAAGCCCTTGAGGTATTCAAAGATAGCCAGAACCGGATTGAATCAATGGCTCTAATCCACGAGAAACTATATCAATCTCAAGATTTGGCAAAAATTAATTTTGCTGACTATATCCAAGATTTAGTAACTAATTTATTTTATTCATACAACGTTAATTCCAGCGCTATTTCCTTAAAAATGAACGTTGAGGAGGTTTTTTTAGCCATTGATGCAGCTATTCCTTGCGGCTTGATTATCAATGAACTTATTTCAAATTCCCTAAAATATGCCTTTCCCCAAAGATAA
- a CDS encoding sensor histidine kinase codes for MKWAIYKKNTGSFVIAVAIMAGVGVVSYLSLLQYKENAQWVTHTREVLEKTKEVMSQIKDAETGQRGYLLTGKERYLEPYRTATGEIVQKLKALRQLTADNPNQQGRLDRLEPMIAKKLVLMEQAINARSKNLESALQIVQTDQGQQIMEDIRMLTIGMENEENELLKQRSIEANASAHQTTLLTIFGSVIASAIVGLAAMITNQELAKRKRMENSLQKARDELEIEVSKRTAELRNTNEELQNEINERKRAESEILRLNVELEGRVAERTAQLEATNKEMEAFSYSVSHDLRAPLRSIDGFSQALLEDYSDNLDALGQNYLQRVRAATQRMAQLIDDLLNLSRLTRSEMRCENVDLSALVEAIATELHKTQPERQVEFVITPELVANGDAHLLRIVLENLLGNAWKFTGKNPKARIEFGLLQQDDTHVYFVRDDGTGFDMAYIDKLFGAFQRLHAMTEFEGTGIGLATVQRIVHRHGGRVWAQSAVEQGATFYFTL; via the coding sequence ATGAAATGGGCTATTTACAAAAAGAATACAGGTAGTTTTGTAATAGCAGTCGCAATTATGGCTGGTGTTGGCGTAGTCTCGTATCTTAGTTTGCTTCAGTATAAAGAAAACGCTCAATGGGTAACACATACACGCGAGGTGCTGGAAAAGACTAAAGAAGTAATGTCACAGATCAAAGATGCAGAGACTGGACAACGGGGCTATCTTCTCACGGGCAAAGAACGGTATCTAGAACCGTATCGCACTGCAACTGGCGAGATTGTTCAGAAACTTAAGGCTCTGCGCCAATTGACTGCGGATAACCCCAATCAACAGGGGCGGCTTGATCGCCTTGAACCCATGATTGCCAAAAAACTAGTTTTGATGGAACAGGCGATTAACGCCAGGAGCAAAAATTTAGAGTCCGCGCTGCAAATAGTTCAGACAGATCAGGGTCAGCAGATCATGGAGGACATCCGAATGCTGACTATAGGTATGGAGAACGAAGAGAATGAGTTGTTGAAACAGAGGTCTATAGAGGCGAACGCCAGCGCTCATCAAACAACTTTGCTGACTATTTTTGGCAGCGTTATCGCTTCTGCGATCGTCGGTTTAGCAGCCATGATCACCAATCAGGAACTCGCCAAACGCAAGCGTATGGAAAATTCTCTGCAAAAAGCTCGTGATGAGTTAGAAATAGAGGTTAGCAAACGGACTGCCGAACTGAGAAACACTAACGAAGAATTGCAAAATGAAATTAATGAGCGTAAAAGGGCGGAGTCAGAGATTCTGCGCTTGAACGTCGAGCTTGAGGGGCGAGTTGCAGAACGCACAGCACAACTCGAAGCCACTAATAAAGAGATGGAAGCATTTAGTTATTCTGTGTCTCACGATCTGCGGGCCCCCTTACGGAGCATTGACGGCTTTAGCCAAGCGCTACTAGAAGATTATAGTGATAACCTTGACGCACTAGGCCAAAACTACCTCCAGCGAGTGCGTGCAGCCACCCAGCGAATGGCACAACTGATCGACGATTTACTGAATCTGTCACGACTAACGCGCAGTGAGATGCGTTGCGAAAACGTTGATCTGAGCGCACTGGTGGAGGCGATCGCTACAGAGTTGCACAAAACACAACCAGAACGCCAAGTAGAGTTTGTCATTACACCAGAATTGGTTGCCAATGGTGATGCTCATCTTTTACGGATCGTGCTAGAAAACCTGCTGGGTAATGCGTGGAAGTTTACAGGAAAAAATCCAAAAGCACGTATAGAATTTGGGCTTTTACAGCAAGATGACACCCATGTGTATTTTGTCCGTGATGATGGCACAGGCTTCGATATGGCCTATATTGACAAACTCTTCGGTGCTTTTCAGCGCCTGCACGCCATGACTGAGTTTGAAGGTACTGGCATTGGACTAGCTACTGTGCAGCGCATTGTCCACCGTCATGGTGGCCGTGTCTGGGCCCAAAGTGCAGTAGAGCAAGGCGCAACATTTTACTTCACCCTTTAA
- a CDS encoding MFS transporter, with amino-acid sequence MKKPLLPALRSKNFQLFFAGQGISLIGTWMTQLATIWLVYDLTNSPLMLGVVGFSSQIPSFFLAPFGGVFVDRFSRYHTLMGTQVLAMIQSLTLAALALTGVIQVWHIIALSLFQGFINALDAPARQAFVPELVEHREDLANAIAINSTMVNGARLIGPAIGGLLIAGVGTAYCFLIDGLSYIAVIAALLAMKVKPWKNIVTDGNPLQKVKEGFVYAFSFPPIRAVLLLSALVSLMGLQNTILVPVIAEQVLKGGPESLGFLMAASGVGALTGGIYLTTRQTILGIGKLIALAPAILGIGLIAFSLSRFLPLSLFTMLFVGLGTILQIAASNTFLQTIVEDDKRGRLMSLYTMSFLGMIPVGNLLGGFLASHIGAPDTLIIDGIVCILGSIIFSRQLPALRQMMRPIYEEKGILKAQKF; translated from the coding sequence ATGAAAAAACCGCTACTACCTGCTTTAAGGTCAAAAAACTTCCAACTGTTTTTTGCCGGACAAGGTATTTCCCTAATTGGGACGTGGATGACGCAACTTGCGACGATTTGGCTAGTTTATGACTTGACAAACTCCCCATTAATGTTAGGAGTTGTGGGATTTTCGAGTCAAATTCCTAGCTTTTTTTTAGCTCCCTTTGGCGGAGTATTTGTAGATCGCTTTTCTCGGTATCATACCTTAATGGGTACGCAAGTTTTGGCGATGATTCAATCGTTAACATTAGCAGCGCTGGCGCTGACTGGTGTGATTCAGGTATGGCACATCATCGCCTTGAGCTTGTTTCAAGGATTTATTAACGCCTTAGATGCGCCAGCCCGCCAAGCATTTGTGCCAGAATTGGTGGAACACAGAGAAGATTTAGCCAATGCGATCGCTATTAACTCTACAATGGTCAATGGTGCGCGATTAATTGGCCCTGCGATCGGGGGTTTATTAATTGCTGGCGTTGGAACTGCTTATTGTTTTCTAATTGATGGTTTGAGCTACATTGCTGTAATTGCTGCTTTATTGGCAATGAAAGTTAAACCTTGGAAAAATATAGTAACTGACGGTAATCCCTTACAAAAAGTGAAAGAGGGATTTGTATATGCCTTTAGTTTTCCACCGATTCGAGCAGTCTTATTGCTATCAGCTTTAGTCAGCCTCATGGGGCTGCAAAACACTATTCTCGTACCAGTTATTGCAGAACAAGTTCTCAAAGGTGGTCCAGAAAGTTTGGGTTTTTTGATGGCAGCTTCTGGAGTTGGAGCCTTAACTGGTGGTATTTATCTAACTACGCGCCAAACAATCTTAGGAATTGGTAAATTGATTGCTTTAGCTCCAGCAATATTAGGGATTGGTTTAATTGCCTTTTCTTTATCACGATTTTTACCACTGTCTTTATTTACAATGTTATTTGTTGGCTTAGGAACAATTCTCCAAATTGCTGCTAGCAACACTTTTTTACAAACAATTGTAGAGGATGACAAACGCGGGCGATTGATGAGTTTATACACAATGTCATTTTTGGGGATGATTCCCGTAGGTAATTTATTAGGAGGTTTCTTAGCAAGTCATATTGGCGCTCCAGACACTTTAATAATTGATGGTATAGTTTGTATTTTAGGGTCGATAATTTTTAGCAGACAGTTACCTGCTTTAAGGCAAATGATGCGTCCAATTTATGAGGAAAAAGGTATTTTAAAAGCTCAAAAATTTTAA